The Gossypium arboreum isolate Shixiya-1 chromosome 2, ASM2569848v2, whole genome shotgun sequence region CGTTGCTGAGATTCCCAAACTGTTTTGTAAGTGCTTCTTCATCTTGAAACTGACTGTATTTCTGTACGGATACTGTGCTAGCATGTAAAGACCTACTAACATCTGCTGATACTTTTATCTGACTATTGTCCTCATTTCTTGAGCATTCCGAGCTCAACCTCCTTGCCCGAGTTATAGAAGATGGAATTTTTGGTCCTCTCCTGTCTTCTGCATTCATTGCCTTCTCAGATTTCATGGTGCTACCATTCTCAATGCTCAACCTTCGAGTACGTGGGGGAGTTTTCTCAATCGCTGCCATTTGTTTCTCAAATGGAGATTTAGGTTCTTTCATTTTGTATGAAGGTGTGCTCGGTGCTTCCTTATTTGCCAATGCCTTCTTGAGGTTCTCAATCTACAAGAATTTATTCAATAGTTACAAAAGCAGGGTCAATTGAATATAATTTACATGCAGGCAGCGTAGTAGATTTGAGTAACCCAAACCAAAACGTACAGTGTTGAATCGCTCAAGTAAATGACACAATTAATTATATGCTTACCTGCTCTTTGAGCTGCATAACCTCACTGCTCTCTTTATTTAAACGAGCAGCACCAAGTTCTACTGTTGAAACTCTCCTAGCAAACTTCAAGGTACTTAATGTTTCTCCAAAAGAGTCTTCTTCCGGACTCACATGAGCAAACATCAATGTCTTAGCATGTCCACCTAGACATTTTCCATATAAAAAATATCagtagaaaagaaaaataaaaaacataatctAAATGAAGAACAATGTGTGCCATTCTGAAACTAATAAGCTGGAGGTTTTGGTAACAACCTAATGAGTCTTGCAAGAGAAGCGTGAGTTTGCTGTTTCTGTAGGGTATGTGAGAGTTCTTCTGAGCCAAAGCGGTGACCACATCTCCAAGACAAGAAAGAGACTTATTAATATGTTGAGCCTCCTTTAGCCTATCTCCAGTAACTTCCGATTTGTCCACCCTTTCACTTCCCGCAAGGTCAACCAAATGCAAGCAACTACGAATCATGTTTCCAGATGTATATTTCCCATGCACGTGTACTGTTAGGATACTGCAAAGTGAAACATACAATCCTTGTGATATCTGTCTTGGACACATGCTCATTATCTGACAATCACCCTCAAGTCCAGGTAACATTGCTATAACATAGAAAATATAAGGTAAttctttatataaaaaaattgaaccTTTGAAACTGACCTGTGGGAGCGGCTACTTCTGTTGTTGATTGCAGTGGAACAGACAACACGATTCACTTCTCCATATTTCATTAGATTTAGCACATCACTTGTGGACTTCACTGTATGCAATGTAGCACCTGGAAGGCTTAAGCCATTATCATTACTGCAGCTACGAATCTCTAACTTGTGCACATTAAGGATACCATTTACATGAATGCTTTAGAAATTGCAAGAATAAGCAAATTATCATTTTCCGAGACAGAATTCAGTAAGAAAGGATATTTGGTGGATGATGAATCTTCTGAAAGAAGGTCTCTGATTTGTTCATTATATATCTCCACCATTTGAACTTGAATCTCGTAACTTATTATATCTTTCCTTTGATTAGAAATTTCAAAGAGATCATTGAGAGCTAGATAATTAATCCCCAAATCCTTGGTTGATTCACCTGATGGACCACTCTGTCACCATATGAATAGGAACCAAACTAAGTCTAACTCAGATAAGTAGACCAAGATGATACGAAGCAAATTGAAGGTCTTACCATAGTATAAGTTTTGCCTGATCCAGTTTGGCCATATGCAAAGATACAAACATTATAACCATCCATGACAGATCGAACCAAAGGTTGAGTGTCATTAAACACATCATCTGAAATAAGATTGTGTAAAGAAATCAAATCCATGTACAAGACAAGACATCATAACCAACACACACTAGACTGAATTTTGTTACAATTTACCTTGTGTTGCACTTGGACCAAAAACACGATTAAACTGAAAGACTTTTCTTCCATCCTTTTTGGGTTTTGATGGGTCCGAAATCACAAGTGAACCATCCTCTCCAATAAAATCTATTACATTTCTAGTTCCAGCACAGAAAGCAGGTCTAATTCTGCAGAAAACCCGGATATTTCCTAGAAGGTAAAACTTTTTATCAGGACATGATGATTCTGCAGCtccaaattaaaacaaaactATGATGAACATTGAACTTGTACCTTTCAAATCTTGTACCATATTGTATAACTTTCTGTTCTCTTCCACCACCTTGTGATACTGAACTGCAGCAGTGGACATCTCTTCTACTTGACTTCCTGAGACCGTGTAAGTAATGATGGGAAAAAATTCTCAGAAGAAGAATTCATGCATTTACCCCGGTAAGCTCCATGAGTAAAATTAGGAAGTACAATTTATGATACAACTATTTTTTGCATTTATACAGTTTAGCTGAATTCATCATGAGAAAAAGATGACTATGGAGAAGCCATAAAATCTAAGAAAAAACTAAAACACATGCATTTGAAGTTAAAAAGTTTAGGAAGAAAAATCTAAATGACAAAGCATTTAGGAAATGGAGCAAATAATCTCAACAAGGGTTACTCAATTTAGCTACAAGATGATTGCTAGCGTAATATACCTATATTTTTCAAATCTATTTGCAGTTGTGATTGTAAGTCTTCAAACTCTCTTTTTGCTGTTAACAACAAATCCTTGAGGTCCTgacaataaaatttaaaaaaaatatatgatTAACAACAATATGAGCATTTCTTGTTATCAGGTTGGTTAAAGATTCCAGACCTGATCTTTCAGCTAAAACAGAGAAATGATTcaatatatttggaattttggattACTCCATCACTATTAGACACCTCATATGTTAGAATAGTCTAAAATGAGAAGGAATCCTTGCACTTTTTGCTGTCTGGAATATCCAAGTGGTAGAATAAAACATAGACGGACTTTCCATTTTTCCTAGCGAACCCATAACCAAAAATTGTGTCCACAAGACATGTTTGGACATAAATATGGATATGATCCTCCAAAAAAACGATATTTTAAAAAGTTGAGCATACCCGTATTTGACACATGCATGTATTAGACTCAGCCAGCAGGTAACATAGTTTTCCATAATGTTTTTGCAACTAATACAGGATAGGTGAAGAAAACGAAATACATACTGAAAGTTCCTTTTCCTGCATTTTCAATAAATTTATGTGGTTTTGATTAGCCTTCTTCGTGCAAGCCCTTGATCCCTGTAAAAACGATGAAGGTCTCATCAGATTTTGCTACATCAGACATGGTAATAATGCCAAAGCAACAGAAAAAGTTGTTATACAGACTGACACAAATCATATGGAGACCTAAATATCTCCATATTATGATACTGAAGCAAAACTACCAACAGGCTTTTAATGAATAATTTCAGATTCTCAAGTGTTAATTATTTTACAAACAATGTTTAACTTAGAAGCTGCAGTATTTGCCAGATACGTAAATGATGGGTTTTAAAAATTACTATTTATCCCTAGGATTTTGCATtttattgctgaaattgatagcTAAATTGAGGTTAATGCTATTTAAGGTAATTAGCAACTTATGCAAAGACAAATCTATATCATCCTATTCATCATTTTTCATAAAACAGTCTCCAACATCTGTGTCTAACACATATTCAGATATGGATAtgggtacgatcctcgaaatacactgaaaaactttggaaatgtTGAGTGTACACATTTGAGGCACATAGCTATATCCTAACATAGGTCAAAATGTTAATTTTCTGGCAGACTGACATTTAAATTTGTAGGCCTCGTCAATTCTTTATAAATTATATACAGGCCTCACCAATTCTTTAAACATGGATTTCAGCTGTTTTGGAACATAAAGGGCATGACTATACTCACTTAAAACACTTCACTAATAAAGAAAGAGGGGGGAAAACGGAAAGGAACCAGCCGGTACTCCATAATAAGTTTCAAATCCATACTGTCAGAATTTAGAACACATAAAGCACTCTTATAGGTGTTCTTTCAGAAATGTAGATTATATTGAATTTTCATTTGGAGAAGGTAAGAATTTTTTCTTGGCTGCTCTGAGCTCACCTCTGGGATCTTATTTACAAGTTGCTCCTCCAGGCAACTTGAAATCATCTTGCTCAATACTTTGACTGAATCCTGTATCAGAGGAGAATTAAATACAGAAACTGAAGTCTATACATTCAATTTGTTGAATAAGAACAAGGTCCATATACAAAACATATATTACCGGATTTCTACTGTGGAAAGAACCCAAAAAGTTGTCATCAAAGTTTTCCTTTGTGTCAACCATGTAGTCGGCTAGTAACTTCACAATTGTATCTACAAGCATATGCATCACATAAACGTCAATTAATAAGGAACTTGATTAACATTCTCTCTAAAACAACAATATTTGCTTCGGATAATACATATGTTAAGGTAAAAagacaacaacaacaaaaaaaaaaaaaaaaagcaagtaGCTAGAAATAAATGTGCCTCCCTTTTATTTAGCGTTTAGACTACAAGACCTATAACTTTTATTAAGAGGATTCCTATGTTGACCGCGTCAAATGCACTATTTGCCAACAGCTTGAACAAACAATGTTGCTGTAGAAGTTTAAAAGTTTTTAAGGGCAACTCAAACAAAATGAATCAGAACCTTCAAGTTTATAGACTTCGCCATTGGCAGGCGGTCGTTTATCACAAGCAGCTGGCATGTCCAAGCGCCTACAAGATTCTGATGAGGCTCGCGAGTTGATCTTAGTGGAAGAATGCATTACCATGGGGGACCTTGTAAGCTTATAATATCCATTTGCAGTTCCGCAATTAATCTGCTTACATTCATGATATGACTTGAGGGCTAATATGCAGTCTACAACCTTAGCTGAAGACCCTGCGTCCAAGTTATCCTGTTCCAAAGTTTCAACATAAATTTGCAACCAGAAACTACAACAGTTATTCAATGTGGAAACGGAATTTACCCTTTCGAGATCACAAGCTCCAAAGGCTGGCAATTTAAGGTCTTCAATGGCAACAAGAAAATTCCTGACATTTTCAAAGTATTGATAGGCTGCTGGAGGCTGAAACTCCCGATTGAGTGATTGTGCATGTGAATTACTCTCCACGACCTTGAAATTCATGGGAAGAGTGCAATTTTAAAAGATAAGGATGAGGCTTAGCTTAACTTTACGTTAAACAAAAGATAGTAAATCTGGTGATACCTTGGGTACTGCACCAGGATGGATCTTGTTAATTACATTGCAAAGAATCAAACCATTTCTCAAGCAAGAAATGAACTCTTTTTCTGATGGCTGGTTTGATATCCCCAGTGGACCAACTAAGGTTTCTAACCAAGCAAGAGCCACATATCTTCTCAAAGCTGCGAAAACCAGTGAACAAAATGGTAATGTTCATCAACTTCTTTgattaaaatagtaaaagaaCTAAAGGGTTGAATAGTATCAAACTTTTTTCTTAACAAAAAGGAAACTTTATTTgcaatgaaaaaaataaatatatgaaaacTTCACTTTCTTGTTTCTTTGCAATCTCTTTGCAAACGTAGAAAGAAATGAGTAAAGGAAACCAACCAGCTTCTTCAGCTTTTCTTGAAGCCAAATTGAGGTCATGGAACCCAGTTCTTGTAACATACTCCATTTCAAATCCCTTTTTTCTATTCTTCCTTTCACATATCAAATCAAACTCATCAGAACAagttgaaaataaagaaaaaatatatccCAAACTTTAAATCATATCAGATAAAAACCAATAAATACCCATTAATTCATTTATCTCCCTATATATTAAAAACTATAACTTGGACCAAAAAATTGAGGAAAAGGAACATACTTTGATAATCTTTTCTGGGTATTCTTTTTTAaccaaaaccaaaaacaaaaaactAAAGTTAACccagaaaaaagaaaaggaactTAAGGAGCAAAAATGGTGTAGTCGCAGTCAAATGAGGATAAAAAATCAAAGGATGTTAAATTCTTTTTTGTGGGATCCCTCTCTTCTTTGTGTCTGCTTTGATATTTTGCAATCTTGTAATTTTGTTTCTTCC contains the following coding sequences:
- the LOC108461062 gene encoding kinesin-like protein KIN-14L, with the protein product MEYVTRTGFHDLNLASRKAEEAALRRYVALAWLETLVGPLGISNQPSEKEFISCLRNGLILCNVINKIHPGAVPKVVESNSHAQSLNREFQPPAAYQYFENVRNFLVAIEDLKLPAFGACDLERDNLDAGSSAKVVDCILALKSYHECKQINCGTANGYYKLTRSPMVMHSSTKINSRASSESCRRLDMPAACDKRPPANGEVYKLEDTIVKLLADYMVDTKENFDDNFLGSFHSRNPDSVKVLSKMISSCLEEQLVNKIPEGSRACTKKANQNHINLLKMQEKELSDLKDLLLTAKREFEDLQSQLQIDLKNIGSQVEEMSTAAVQYHKVVEENRKLYNMVQDLKGNIRVFCRIRPAFCAGTRNVIDFIGEDGSLVISDPSKPKKDGRKVFQFNRVFGPSATQDDVFNDTQPLVRSVMDGYNVCIFAYGQTGSGKTYTMSGPSGESTKDLGINYLALNDLFEISNQRKDIISYEIQVQMVEIYNEQIRDLLSEDSSSTKYPFLLNSLEIRSCSNDNGLSLPGATLHTVKSTSDVLNLMKYGEVNRVVCSTAINNRSSRSHSILTVHVHGKYTSGNMIRSCLHLVDLAGSERVDKSEVTGDRLKEAQHINKSLSCLGDVVTALAQKNSHIPYRNSKLTLLLQDSLGGHAKTLMFAHVSPEEDSFGETLSTLKFARRVSTVELGAARLNKESSEVMQLKEQIENLKKALANKEAPSTPSYKMKEPKSPFEKQMAAIEKTPPRTRRLSIENGSTMKSEKAMNAEDRRGPKIPSSITRARRLSSECSRNEDNSQIKVSADVSRSLHASTVSVQKYSQFQDEEALTKQFGNLSNGSSVMEAYHSKPHRSPTSSSFQKQALKTDCRTQIPRLELPSTPEPKVYSRNDIQNLMQTVISTESRTANGKGSQVRKSLRTTIGKLISGSEKRNLQKTLELKSPVRGAGNVNDLKSPPVTAHAKAARRESLTGVQTSGSDRSRRSSLGGKPIELSTPMSNNRNARTPPPVHPSSAKTTKRWL